In Lolium rigidum isolate FL_2022 chromosome 7, APGP_CSIRO_Lrig_0.1, whole genome shotgun sequence, the DNA window TTGCTGCCGCCCGTGTTGCCATTGCCGCGGCCATGTCCTTGGCCACGACCACCTCCTCCATTGTGGCCTTGGCCGCACCCACGACCACCTCCATTGCCGCGGCCACCAGATTGgttgccgccaccgccaccagattggttgccgccaccaccaccagattgGTTGCCGCTGCCAGTGTGGCGAGTGGAGTTAGCGGAGGAGTTTCCACCGAGCCCGTAGTCTGAATCATGTTGATCATGGCGACGTTCATAGGCAAGGAGGTGGGCGTATACCTTATCCAGCGTGAGGTCGTTGTTCTTGACGGTGAGGGTGGTGACGAAGCTGTCGAAATATGGCCCGAGGCGGGCAAGGATGTACGTGATGATGCCGTCCTCGCGCAGGGGCTGACTGATCGCGGCGAGTGTGTCCGACAGCGTCTTCATCTGCCTGAAGTAGTCTGCAGCCGAGGTCCCTTTCTTCTTGGCAGCAGTCAGCTGCGCACGTATTTGGATAGCACGCGCACAAGTCCTGGAGGCAAACATCCTCTCCAGGGTGAGCCAAGCATCGCGGGCCATGCGCGCCCCATGATTTGGGTGAGCACCTCCTCGGTGACGGTGGCGAGAAAGCCACTCAGCACGGTCTGGTCACGCACATACCAGGTGGCATATTCCGGGTTGACGGTGGTGACCGTCTGCCGGTTGGCGCCCTCGCCAGTGGTGGTGGTGATGTCGGCGTCGGGGCGATGATGTTGCCGTCGATGTAGCCTAGTAGGGAGTTGTTGCGGAGGTGGGTGAGCATTTGCGCCTTCCACAACATGAAGTTGTTGTGGCTGAGGCGGACGATATCGGAGGTGATCCCCATGGGTTGGAAGGAGCAGCGGTGTGAGGAACGAGCGACATAGGTCAGATGCGCTCTGATGCCATGTAAAAGTAAAAGGGAGAGAGAAAGAGTTTAGGCTGCGGATTGATCACCGGTTCATCTCATATATATAGCATGCCGTGTGTATAGGATAGATACATCTTGAGGTTGTTAGTAATCTATACGCGGTTTGACAACCGATCGTACCTATCTAATCTCATCTGTCCAGCTCATACACAGATACGTACAATGCTTAGGATACTACCTAACTTAACAAATGTACTAAGTGCAGCAAACGCACCCTAAGCTACTATATGTGCAGTTGGTTGGCACGAGCACCGCGTGTTTGTTTTTTGTGTAATCGTGCAGCCACCATCAAAACTTTTCAGAACTTAACTAATGTAATCACTCTGGGTGGAGTGGCTGACGGACTGATCGGAATGTGCATAAAGGAGGCAGAGAAATTGAAGCGCAgttcatgccaagaaaaactcatTTGGGCGACATGGTCTGCGATGATGACAGCATGCCATTGCAACGGAAGAAGGTGTGCGTGATCGGCGCCGGCATGGCCGGGCTGGCGGCAGCGCGGGAGCTGCGGCGGGAGGGCCACGACGTGACGGTGCTGGAGCAGAGCGGCGAGGTGGGCGGGCAGTGGCTGTACGACCCGAGGCTCGACCTCGCCGACCCGCTGGGCGCCGGGGAGCCCGTGAAGGTGCACAGCAGCATATACGCGTCCCTCCGGCTCATCAGCGCCAGGGAGAACATGGGCTTCACCGACTTCAGTTTCGCGCCCAAGGACGACGACGGCCGCGACCGACGTCGTTTCCCGGGCCACCGCGAGGTGTACCTCTACCTCAAGGACTTCTGCGACGCCTTCGGGCTCATGGAGTTCGTCAGGCTCAACACTCGCGTCCTGCGTGTCGCCATGCAGCAGCCCGCGTCGAGGTGTCGGCAATGGGCGGTGAGATCCGTGGACCTGGCGAAGATGGAAACGGAGGAGGTGTTCGACGCCGTGGTGGTGGCGAACGGCCACTACTCGCAGCCGAGAGTGCCGAGCATCCAAGGCATGGAGGCGTGGAGCAGGAGGCAGATGCACAGCCACTCGTACAGGACGCCGGAGCCGTTCCGgggcgaggtggtggtggtggtcgggtCAGGGGAGAGTGGCAAGGACATCGCCATGGAGGTCCGCCAGGTGGCCAAGGAGGTGCACCTCGTCGCCCAGTCCATGAAGGAGGTGACCCCGGGGCTCGCCAAGGTGCTCGCCAAGCACAGCGCCAGCCTGCACGTACAGCTGCACCTGGCGCGCCTGTGCGAGGACGGGCGGGCGGTGTTCGGCGACGGCTCCAGCGTCGTCGCCGACACCGTCATCTACTGCACGGGGTACGATTACTCGTTCCCGTTCCTGGACACGGCGGGGGCGGTCACCGTCGACGACAACCGCGTGGGGCCGCTGTTCGAGCACGTGTTCCCGCCGTCGCTGGCGCCGTCGCTCTCCTTCATCGGCATACCCATCAAGGTGTTCGCGCCCTGGTTCTTCGAGGCGCAGGCCAGGTGGGTGGCGCAGGTGCTGTCCGGCAGGAGGACGCTGCCGCCGGAGGAGGAGATGCTGCGGTCCGTGGAGGAGTGGTACCGCTCCAGGGAGATCGCCGGCGTGCCCAAGAAGTACACCCACGACGTGAGCCGGTTTGGTATAACGGTACTACTCCATGACAACCGTGCTACTGAATCGATTAATCGATGATGAACTCACACGAGCACGAGCACGAGCACCCATTGTTCATTCATCTGTATTTCGGAGATTAACCTAGCGTTTGGCGTTCTGTTTGTTTCATTCCCTAATTTGCAGTACATGGATGAATTTGGGGAGAGATACTGCGACTTCCCTCGCGTGGAGGGATGGAATATCGAGCTGCTGGTGGCGTCCTATATCAACATGGTTGAAAACCTCGAGACCTTCCGCGACGACTACCAAGACACCGACTCCATCCGCAAGGGTGTGGAGGCGTGGCAATTGGCTGCACAACAGATCCACGTCAACCAAGCTGCTTCTGTTGGTGCACAAATACAGTCACTTGGACTTCCTGAACAACAACATATGGAGCCTTCCACTCCACGTACTCCAGAATAAAATTTCATAGAGTCGGTTTCACAAACAACTTATAAGTGGCACTTGTTCGTCTCGACATTAATTTTTTTTGACGGGGACACATTaaatttggttgtgtgcatctttggTGCGGATAGCAAGGAAGATGATCTCTTCTGGAGTATTACCTCAAGAATATGTTTCACTACTCGTCAAGGAGAAATTACCAAAAGAACTAACAAgatggaaaggaaaattactatctctTTCTTCCAGATACCCAAAGGGGTTTTGCATAGATTAGATTTTTTCTTATCAAGATTCTTCTAGCAAGAAGATAGTGAGAAAAGAAAATATTAACCGCCTAAATGGAGTATGGTTTGCCGACACAAAGACCAAGGAGGTCTATGGATTCATGACGTTGAGGTCAAGAACAAGGTTCTTCTaaggtccacgaaaagttccgtagctccgctgcCATCGCATACAAGATCcaaggggacagaagtctctattccggcaccctgtcgggacggggaattgcccccggagccatctccatcgactccaccgccatttttatcgccgttgctgactcttacgataaggagtgagtagttctcccccgaggttgagggctttaccggtagctatgtggtctatctctctctctcccatgatatgatctttatgtgatcgtgagctttgtaatccagttgaatatgtagatgctattctccaactattgtgctactcaagtagttttattatgtgatctccgatgacatcttgtccaacggtgtgaaggtgacagtgtgcacaccgtgtttgtttcttaagcttaatttacataaatacttatgaattatggtgtctagttagtaccatctttgtatgctcaaagtgacagcgtgaggTATCCATAGATtgagaatgcgaactttaaggagtgcttatgcagtcctacacggtgaatttgtgtttattatccaaccagaaagtggttcagagtagcgtagtgaagagataatatctatatattcaattatgatatcattgttgagagtgtccactagtgaagtatgatccctaggctttgtttctaagcattgaaacaccgtttacaacctacatgtttgcttgctgccattttttatttcagattgcaattactacttacaatcatccacattacttgtatttcactatctcttcaccgaactagtgcacctatacacctggcaagtgtattgggtgtgttagggatacaagaaacttcttgtatcgtaattgcaaggttgcttgagagggatatctttgaactctacctccctgagttcgataaaccttgggtgatccaggtaagggaaacttgttgctattctacaaacttctgcacctggaggcccaacactgtctacaagaatagaagcgtgcgtagacatcggcGGGTTTTTCCTTGCGCGCGGATTTGGTGGGGACGACATTGTCTCCGGTTGCTCCTTTGCCAGCGTCACCCGCAccggccatcatcaccttgacgctACCAACGGGGCGATCGGTACGCGACCCGCAGGCTGCGCCAGACCTTGGTGGATCCAGCGCCACCAGCACCACAGAAGGATACCGATGCTCCAGCATAGTGCCGACGTAGACGCGATGCGAACCGAAGACCATGATGCCGCCGTTCCTGGGGAACCTGGTGCCGTTGGCGAAGTTGCCGGCATTGTCGCTGCcgaagtccagcgagccgaggcgcTGCATGAGGCCAGAGACCACACGTTCGCCGGAGGCGGTGATGAAGCCCGTCCAGATGCGAGCCCCAACATGCGCAACTGCtgaccccacggtgggcgccaactgtcgtcgtggtgaaacaacagatgccatgggatgcctTAAGTTGGGGCCAAATGTGCGCAAGGGGATCCGGAGGAGGGTAGGATGAGAAGAACAAACAcgaacacacacacaaacacGAGCGatatacccaggttcagggccctcgtgagGAGGTAAAGCCCCTACTCCTGCATGTCTCCACTATCAGATCTCATCAGGAGCTACAAAGATGGTTTTCTAgcacttggccagaggttgaagatgagcTAGAGGTAGAAGGACCTATCAGAGGTGTTTCTCCGTACGGCTAAGAACTCATGTTCGCTCTCTCGTGCAAGGAaactgcccctctccttatataggggagaggaggCTTAGAAGGGAAGGAACTCACCAGGAATCTATGCCTACCTAAGAtaactttataaagcttctttggctcaGGTCATGACATTCCCTTCTGCGGCTCTGGTCTGGTGACGCTTCTTGGTCGGCCTACGGCTGTTTAATCTTCATCTGCTtgctttggcctcagagcttcgTATAAAGCTGAATCCGCTTAGCTCACTCCTGTCCTGTAGCAAGGACCGGATCTTTGACCTACAATGGACCGTTGTCCTTATACCGGACCCTTTGTGGCCTTATCCGGAGTAAACCGGGGGTTCTCTTTTTGTCATCCATGATGCTTGATGCGGCATTCATATTTCCGGCTTAGTTTACGTCGGTTGCACTTGTTCCGGTATACTCCTGGGGTATACCGGATTCCTTATCTTGGTTGACCTTTAAACCGGTCACCATTATatttgattagaaataaccatgtCTGGATTATCTATGTAAACTGGTTTTTGGCTACCACACTTAGGCAAGTTTGCCCTACtcttggcataccggggtcatccccccaacaccatttgattattttaatcaaattacttgcaaagcactatacttatcactcatgcattgaaaatcaaattattacttttacaattatgaatatgactatgtggtgggcaatggaaccatggtttgagttgatggtggaggttttgCAATTAGGAAAGCTATTcacctaggattaacaacaaatattgtccagtgattctagcaccgTATATTATGTGGTAACCATAAGATCTTTAATGGGACGGAGAAGTCAGTTGTAACTTCTTCCTTCCGCATATCAATGGATGCCTATTTTCCGTAGCCGTGTGGGTGCTGCTGGTCCCACAGTAAGGTTGAGAGGATATTAAGCTCTCCGGTCTAGGGTGGATGTCTTGTGCAATAGGGTCTATGATGGATTATATCATGGTCAAGGGTTGCCGTTGAGTGATAATAGACCCACTgaatacaaaagggtgggtatgcggggtcgcggagaaggatagtgattggcttggatcttatattgGGCCTCACACCAATGAGGTGTGGACGGGAATGAATGCccagttggcaacaaggataagttctcttatgggtaaattaacacacctctacagagtgtataaaattgtgacttgtcactccctgtttcgggaagGAACTGCAAACGCGACAGGAAATGAGCTCCATGAAGTTTTGgtgaacctgtgaagactgacggacatagttttttagaataaaataaaccatTTGGAGAAATAATTACGAAAACTTACATtgtcctatgactttctggtctatggctgtaactagtgcatgatacacctatttctattattcaacttgctgagtacgctcgtactcattcgttccctcttgaacccccttcttagatttaAAATCACCGAagaagaaactaccgtggaactcgaagacaaaggagtcaactgcaacaagatggagaacCCAATCAATGAAGACAATGTAGTCAACTTCTACATCAAGTAgggtggaaacctagactagtaatagaaggaaaCCATTTCCttaaatcctagcacctaagtagctatatTTCTATCAAATTCCTTTCGGAAGCCAAGTATCTCTAGAGCTAGGGTTAGTAATAAGTTATACTTCGAGTTGTTCTTTTGAAGCTTTAATTATTTGCAGttgtacctcactgtaaagtagggggctatgttgatcttctgcaaacagttcgtgtgtacttccatatacatgccttggactcgcatctgtttctgttgtaccactaggAGGGAtgaaatactagtggaacggtgtttcattggtgttatgtcaacgacttgtatactatacCATGTAGTGGTATGTTGGATCACCATAATACGACGCCACCATATTCATAATTAATGAAGATGTACAACCTTTGTGTTAAATGTATGCACTCAATTCTATCAATTATAGCTGACATGTCTACAACGACCGAGAAGAAGGGATCACCATCCAACGCAACTTGGACCAAGCCAAATCCTCGTAAGATTAAGCTTAATGTGGATGCTTCCGTTCACATTGGTGTTCACAcatatgttgttgttgttgctgccttacatgattatcAAGAGAACTTCATAGCTGCCAGATGTGGTTTTCTTCCTCATGTAGCTTCAACTGCGTTGGCCGAAGTAACAACAATATAAGAGGGTTCATGTTTAGCCAATAACAAGGGGTGTAACAATTTAATAGCCGAGTCTGATTCGATGGAAGTAACAATCGAGGCATGTATTGGAGACGAGATGTGGTGGGATGATTCTTCCGCAATCTATGCTGATATCGTTTATGTAGCATCTACGAGCGATAAGGTtacttttaagctaagttttgtttTTTAAATAAGCATTCGTGCAATTGGATCGATGAGGCCCTAATTTTCTTCGAACAATCTAATAAACGATGTAACCATTGTTTGAGTACCGCGGGAGAGTCTTGGTGTTTCCTAAAAAAAACTTATACCTTTTGCTAGTTCTAATTTAATTCACAATTAAGATATTTCTTAGCTAAAAAAAGAATTAAGCTAGTTTTACCCTAAAGAATCTATTGGGATCTTCCATTTAAACAAACCAGGGAATATGGACGAACAGCAGGCACCCAACAAAATCGCGCATAGGCATAAAACCCCCAGCCCGGCCCACCAACACCGAGTAGCCGCCCACATAGCCTCCGGCTGCTGCCACACGCACGCACGACTCTCCCTTCCCAActcccctctctcctctctctctccccacgCCTAAACCACGCCGAATCCAAACCCTacgccctcgcctccgccgccgaccaCCATGCCCGGCGGCGCCTCCAGCTGATCGCCCGCTCCCTCCCTCCCCCGCCGCGCCCCCGCGCCGCGCCGTGCCGGTCCTGCGGCAAGCAGGGCAGCGCGGCCGCCGCCATCCGGCCACCCCCCACGGCCCGCCGCCGCCTTTGATGTCTCCCGCCTGCCGCCCCGGCTCCCTTTGCTCCCAGGAGGAGGCTTCCCGCCACCAGTCCCAGGCTTCCTCGTCGCAGCGGAGATGAGCGGCGCCGACCAGGTATCCCATCCCATCCCACCCACCCACTCTCCCGGCCTGCCGGCCGGCCGTGCGCATTGGCATCCCTCGATTAATTGCGCGATTTAGTTGATTCTTGCTAGTACTGCCTCCGTGCTGCGGCGCATTAAATCCGGCGGGGCCGGTTTCTGGTTGAGCGCCTGGGTGAATTGATGTGCTTTTGCCGTTTTGGAGTATGTACAGCAGTACAAGCCTCGCTGATGTAATGCCACCTTGTGTGTATGTGTATACTTACGGCACTAGATGGCGTGGCGCCGATGACGTACGCTTTGTTGGTAGCTAGTAGTGGTTATGATACGGTCTCA includes these proteins:
- the LOC124672914 gene encoding flavin-containing monooxygenase FMO GS-OX-like 9, encoding MVCDDDSMPLQRKKVCVIGAGMAGLAAARELRREGHDVTVLEQSGEVGGQWLYDPRLDLADPLGAGEPVKVHSSIYASLRLISARENMGFTDFSFAPKDDDGRDRRRFPGHREVYLYLKDFCDAFGLMEFVRLNTRVLRVAMQQPASRCRQWAVRSVDLAKMETEEVFDAVVVANGHYSQPRVPSIQGMEAWSRRQMHSHSYRTPEPFRGEVVVVVGSGESGKDIAMEVRQVAKEVHLVAQSMKEVTPGLAKVLAKHSASLHVQLHLARLCEDGRAVFGDGSSVVADTVIYCTGYDYSFPFLDTAGAVTVDDNRVGPLFEHVFPPSLAPSLSFIGIPIKVFAPWFFEAQARWVAQVLSGRRTLPPEEEMLRSVEEWYRSREIAGVPKKYTHDVSRFGITYMDEFGERYCDFPRVEGWNIELLVASYINMVENLETFRDDYQDTDSIRKGVEAWQLAAQQIHVNQAASVGAQIQSLGLPEQQHMEPSTPRTPE